The Nocardioides marmorisolisilvae genomic interval CGCCTCCGGGTCGTCGGGCAGGGTGTCGCGCGCGAGCAGCGCCTCTACCAGGCGGGTGTTCGCGGCGCTGCGCGTGAGGACCGCGCACCGGTCGGCGGTGATCCCGATCTGCAACAGTCCACGACCACGGTCGACGACCCGCAGCCCGGGGGCGAGGATCGGATGGCGGAGCATCCGCAGACGGTAGAGCCGGGCGGCCGCACCCGTCGAACGGCCGTCCACAGGGCTTCGCCCGGAGCGGGCGAACGCGCGAAGGCGGACCCCCCGAGGGGGATCCGCCTTCGCGAAATCGGATGCGGCGTGAAGCTCAGGCCTTGCCGAGGATCCGGTTGAGGTTGGTGCCGCAGACGGGGCAGACGGCCTTCGCCATCCGGGTGCCCTTGTCGTTCACCCTGACCTCGCCCTCGGCCTCGCGCTTCTCCTTGCACTTCACGCAGTAGAACTCGCCGCTCCAGGTCTCCGCCATGACGGCCTCCTTGTTCTGGTTGTTCGTGGTCGTCGCGGCGGGGATTGCAGGGAAGTCCCGCCGGGGTCCGGCCTGCGGACCGGTTACGACACTAGTCGACTGCGGCGGGGATTCCGTGCACCGGGGCGAGCCGGCGCCAGGCGTGTCCCGGCGCGACCACGCGGCCCGGATCGCAAAGTAGCCTCACCGTCATGACCCACGTGCCCGACCTGGCCGGGCTGGATCTGGCGCACCTGAGTGTGCGTCGGCCCAGCGACGGCGTCGTCGTACTCACCCTGGACAACCCCGACCAGCGCAACGCGATGTCGGCGGAGATGACCGATTCCTGGGGCCGCGCGCTCGATGCGGTCGCCGCGGACCCCG includes:
- a CDS encoding DUF5679 domain-containing protein codes for the protein MAETWSGEFYCVKCKEKREAEGEVRVNDKGTRMAKAVCPVCGTNLNRILGKA